In uncultured Trichococcus sp., the following proteins share a genomic window:
- a CDS encoding restriction endonuclease subunit S, which produces MVDWKQRKLGDHSQILTGGTPKTQIKEYWEPKEIPWMSSGEINKKRLFSTDNQISKLGFENSSARWIKENSVLIALAGQGKTRGTVAINEISLTSNQSIAAIEPDDTLDSGFLFQNLGKRYEELRLASSGDGSRGGLNKQIISDIKIIAPSIKEQNTVGSFFKHLDDTIALHQRKLNLLNRLKQTYMNALFPQNDENIPVLRFVVFSEPWEQRALKEVSERVRGNDGRMNLPTLTISAGSGWLDQRERFSGNIAGNEQKNYTLLSKGELSYNHGNSKLAKYGTVFALRTYNEALVPRVYHSFRTTDEASADFVEFMFSTKRPDRELAKLVSSGARMDGLLNINYDDFSEINIMIPKIDEQNRISDFLRKFDETITLQQQKIDNMKTLKSILLDKMFI; this is translated from the coding sequence TTGGTCGATTGGAAACAGCGTAAGTTAGGCGATCATTCTCAAATACTGACCGGAGGAACACCTAAAACCCAAATTAAAGAATATTGGGAGCCAAAAGAGATTCCGTGGATGTCATCTGGTGAAATAAATAAAAAAAGACTATTTTCCACTGATAATCAGATTTCAAAGTTAGGCTTCGAAAATTCGAGTGCAAGATGGATTAAAGAAAATTCTGTTCTTATTGCGCTAGCAGGACAAGGAAAAACCCGTGGAACAGTTGCTATTAACGAGATTTCGTTAACTTCAAATCAGTCTATTGCTGCAATTGAACCTGATGATACGTTAGATTCCGGATTTTTATTTCAAAATCTTGGAAAGCGGTATGAAGAGCTAAGATTAGCATCATCGGGAGATGGTAGTAGAGGCGGTTTAAACAAACAAATAATTTCCGATATAAAAATAATAGCTCCTTCGATTAAGGAACAAAATACAGTGGGTTCATTCTTTAAACACCTTGACGATACTATCGCTCTTCATCAACGAAAACTAAACTTATTAAACCGTCTTAAGCAAACGTATATGAATGCTTTATTTCCACAGAATGACGAAAATATTCCAGTACTAAGATTTGTTGTTTTTTCCGAACCATGGGAACAGCGTGCGTTGAAGGAAGTCTCTGAAAGAGTGCGAGGAAATGATGGAAGAATGAACTTACCAACCCTAACAATTTCTGCTGGAAGTGGTTGGTTAGATCAAAGAGAACGTTTCTCTGGAAATATAGCTGGTAATGAGCAAAAAAATTATACACTTCTCTCCAAAGGAGAACTTTCCTATAACCACGGTAATTCAAAATTAGCAAAATATGGAACAGTGTTTGCATTGAGAACATACAATGAAGCGCTAGTTCCGAGAGTTTATCATAGTTTTAGGACTACTGATGAGGCATCAGCAGATTTTGTTGAATTTATGTTTTCAACAAAAAGACCGGATAGGGAATTGGCTAAACTTGTGTCTTCTGGAGCTCGAATGGATGGATTGCTTAATATAAACTATGACGACTTCAGTGAAATTAATATAATGATTCCTAAAATTGATGAACAGAATAGAATTTCTGATTTTCTCCGGAAATTTGACGAAACAATCACTCTACAACAACAAAAGATTGATAATATGAAAACACTAAAAAGTATTTTACTTGATAAAATGTTCATTTAA
- a CDS encoding site-specific integrase — MVRKRKSDQLFYKYFEEWIELYKVGAVRAVTLNKYNMSLQRVYELAPSLKVGEMDRRKYQQLLNDYALTHEKQTTMDFHHQLKGAILDAVDEGLIDTNPTRKIIIKGRQAKEKRTKFLNQFEIQALLRQLDLTQEINWDWFILLVSKTGLRFSEALALTPNDFDFSKQKLSINKTWNYKGTKGEFQPTKNESSKRTLQIDWQTAIQFAQLIKHMDADKPIFVKNRVFNSTINYRLKVLCKNANIPIITIHSLRHTHASLLLFAGVSIASVATRLGHSSMTTTQETYLHIIQELENQDNEKIMKHLALLI, encoded by the coding sequence TTGGTTAGGAAAAGAAAATCAGATCAGTTGTTTTACAAGTATTTTGAGGAATGGATTGAGTTATATAAGGTGGGCGCAGTTCGGGCTGTTACTTTGAATAAATATAATATGTCATTGCAAAGGGTTTATGAACTGGCTCCAAGTTTAAAAGTTGGAGAGATGGACAGAAGAAAATACCAGCAGCTACTGAATGATTATGCACTTACGCATGAGAAACAAACCACTATGGATTTTCACCATCAACTAAAAGGAGCCATACTTGATGCGGTTGATGAGGGGTTAATTGATACTAATCCGACGCGAAAAATCATCATCAAGGGTAGGCAAGCCAAAGAAAAGCGAACGAAATTTTTAAATCAGTTTGAAATTCAAGCACTATTAAGACAATTAGATTTGACACAAGAAATAAATTGGGACTGGTTTATCTTATTAGTTTCAAAAACAGGACTTCGCTTTTCTGAGGCATTAGCACTTACTCCAAATGACTTCGATTTTTCCAAACAGAAGCTGAGTATCAATAAAACTTGGAACTACAAAGGAACCAAAGGAGAGTTCCAACCTACGAAGAATGAGTCTTCGAAACGAACACTGCAAATTGATTGGCAAACAGCCATCCAATTCGCTCAGCTAATTAAACATATGGATGCTGATAAGCCAATTTTTGTGAAGAACAGAGTCTTTAATTCTACCATCAATTATCGCCTAAAAGTACTCTGCAAAAATGCGAACATCCCCATCATTACAATCCATAGTCTCCGACATACTCATGCTTCATTATTATTGTTTGCAGGTGTATCGATTGCGAGCGTAGCCACTAGATTAGGACATTCAAGCATGACCACAACTCAAGAAACCTATCTCCACATTATTCAAGAACTCGAAAATCAAGACAATGAGAAGATCATGAAACATTTAGCTTTGTTGATTTAA
- a CDS encoding restriction endonuclease subunit S has translation MTEAEKKGPEIRFRGFTDNWKQRKLGDHSQILTGGTPKTQIKEYWEPKEIPWMSSGEINKKRLFSTDNQISKLGFENSSARWIKENSVLIALAGQGKTRGTVAINEISLTSNQSIAAIEPDDTLDSGFLFQNLGKRYEELRLASSGDGSRGGLNKQIISDIKIIAPSIKEQNTVGSFFKHLDDTIALHQRKLASLKQLKQSYLQLLFPQNKGNNPTLRFCAFSDSWEQRKLGELLSEVRRPIKMNDDEYYELVTVKRRNEGIVSRGIFQGKDVLVKSQFQIKTGDYLISKRQVVHGANGIVPRNLNNAIVSNEYLVSIGNKNVTTDFLTIISRRPDMYKKFFLSSYGIDIEKLVFNVEDWKKRTIQIPSVSEQNQISIFFKQLDNTIDLHQCQLEKILELKNVLLGKMFL, from the coding sequence ATGACTGAAGCAGAAAAAAAAGGGCCCGAAATACGTTTTCGAGGATTTACAGATAATTGGAAACAGCGTAAGTTAGGCGATCATTCTCAAATACTGACCGGAGGAACACCTAAAACCCAAATTAAAGAATATTGGGAGCCAAAAGAGATTCCGTGGATGTCATCTGGTGAAATAAATAAAAAAAGACTATTTTCCACTGATAATCAGATTTCAAAGTTAGGCTTCGAAAATTCGAGTGCAAGATGGATTAAAGAAAATTCTGTTCTTATTGCGCTAGCAGGACAAGGAAAAACCCGTGGAACAGTTGCTATTAACGAGATTTCGTTAACTTCAAATCAGTCTATTGCTGCAATTGAACCTGATGATACGTTAGATTCCGGATTTTTATTTCAAAATCTTGGAAAGCGGTATGAAGAGCTAAGATTAGCATCATCGGGAGATGGTAGTAGAGGCGGTTTAAACAAACAAATAATTTCCGATATAAAAATAATAGCTCCTTCGATTAAGGAACAAAATACAGTGGGTTCATTCTTTAAACACCTTGACGATACTATCGCTCTTCATCAACGTAAGTTGGCTTCATTAAAACAACTGAAGCAATCGTATCTTCAATTGTTGTTCCCGCAAAACAAGGGGAACAATCCAACATTAAGATTCTGTGCTTTTTCAGATTCGTGGGAACAGCGTAAGTTAGGGGAATTATTATCTGAGGTTAGACGACCTATAAAAATGAACGATGATGAATATTATGAGTTAGTAACAGTGAAGAGGCGAAATGAAGGGATCGTTTCAAGGGGAATTTTCCAAGGTAAAGATGTATTAGTTAAGTCACAATTTCAAATTAAGACAGGCGACTATTTAATATCTAAAAGACAAGTGGTTCATGGTGCCAACGGAATAGTACCAAGAAATCTTAACAATGCAATTGTTTCGAATGAATATCTAGTTTCGATTGGTAATAAAAACGTCACTACTGACTTTTTAACAATAATCTCAAGGCGTCCTGACATGTATAAAAAATTTTTTCTAAGTTCTTATGGAATTGATATTGAAAAATTAGTTTTTAATGTTGAAGATTGGAAAAAAAGGACTATTCAAATTCCTAGTGTTAGTGAACAAAACCAAATCAGCATATTTTTCAAACAGCTTGACAATACTATCGATCTTCATCAATGTCAGCTCGAAAAAATATTGGAATTGAAGAACGTTTTATTGGGGAAGATGTTCCTTTAG
- a CDS encoding N-6 DNA methylase translates to MLSEKIHNKKINTTTFNLAKMNLILHGVDNEDIRLRNGDTLNKDWPTDEPYTFDSVVMNPPYSAKWSADDTFLDDSRFNKYGKLAPKSKADFAFLLHGFYHLKDSGTMAIVLPHGVLFRGAAEGAIRKKLLEDGSIDTVIGMPVNLFFGTSIPTTVIILKKNRTTRDVLFIDASKDFLKGKNQNKLSLVNIDKVVETYNNRENVEKYAHVASFDEIKENDFNLNIPRYVDTFEEQEEIDMVELGKELVALNQQIKLAENEFLSMLDELAVTDETRDIIEATKAVFR, encoded by the coding sequence ATCTTAAGTGAAAAAATACATAATAAAAAGATTAATACGACTACCTTCAATTTGGCAAAAATGAACCTCATTTTGCATGGTGTCGACAATGAAGATATCCGTTTGAGAAATGGGGATACCTTGAACAAGGACTGGCCTACAGATGAACCGTATACTTTCGATTCGGTTGTAATGAATCCACCTTATTCAGCAAAATGGTCTGCTGATGATACTTTCTTGGATGATTCACGCTTCAATAAATATGGGAAATTAGCGCCAAAATCGAAAGCTGACTTTGCCTTTTTATTGCATGGCTTTTATCACTTGAAAGATTCCGGAACAATGGCAATTGTTCTGCCTCATGGGGTTCTATTCCGCGGAGCAGCAGAGGGTGCTATTCGTAAAAAACTATTGGAAGATGGTAGCATCGATACAGTAATTGGGATGCCAGTAAATCTGTTTTTTGGAACTTCAATTCCTACCACAGTCATTATCTTGAAGAAAAATCGTACAACACGTGACGTTCTGTTTATTGACGCAAGCAAGGATTTCCTTAAAGGTAAGAATCAGAATAAGCTATCGCTAGTGAACATTGATAAAGTTGTCGAAACCTATAACAATAGGGAAAACGTTGAGAAGTATGCGCACGTTGCCAGCTTCGATGAAATTAAAGAGAATGACTTCAACTTAAATATTCCGCGGTACGTTGATACATTTGAGGAACAGGAAGAGATTGATATGGTTGAGCTAGGAAAAGAACTAGTGGCGCTCAATCAGCAAATCAAACTAGCCGAAAATGAGTTCCTTTCGATGCTTGACGAACTAGCGGTTACCGATGAAACACGTGACATAATCGAAGCCACTAAGGCGGTGTTTCGGTAA
- a CDS encoding tyrosine-type recombinase/integrase, translating into MYRVSQCVYPTKNQKFKEGWILEHDSFYPFTPNRFLHQMNNGSPNTAKQYAYKLCKFFNYLEERWCIDYRTATKQHLNKFFTYMTYGSDNKIVTLTEAQMSGFTLKSYFTIIKRFYSFLSSNNESMNMEIEMVTSSAKDSYLYGQYWESKKTKLALNNTIDRGKLPINYIKWYTDEDIDAIFSNLNTDRDKSIFSMSLDGLRIDEILSLRLSDYSDADGFVTLYKSKGRTTGDVNRICPLSELTIGFLNNYIFNERNKVEIDFVDIGMLPSEALFLNLKNRADSFGTPVKYHNMLEIIKKAAKNAGLDPKRIRTHSGRSTKAGELFRMQAKNPKSITDNQILEIMGWKNLSSAEPYKNRQDKETALENWKLLSKLKEERHEEND; encoded by the coding sequence GTGTACAGAGTGAGTCAGTGTGTCTACCCAACAAAGAATCAGAAATTCAAAGAAGGATGGATTTTGGAACATGATTCGTTCTATCCATTCACTCCGAATAGATTTCTTCATCAAATGAATAATGGCTCCCCCAATACCGCCAAACAGTACGCCTATAAATTGTGTAAATTTTTTAATTATTTGGAAGAGCGTTGGTGTATAGACTACCGAACCGCCACAAAACAACACTTGAACAAGTTCTTCACTTATATGACCTATGGGTCTGACAATAAAATCGTAACGCTTACTGAAGCTCAGATGTCTGGTTTCACGCTGAAATCGTACTTCACTATCATAAAAAGGTTCTATTCTTTCCTGTCATCTAACAACGAAAGTATGAACATGGAAATTGAGATGGTGACCAGTTCTGCCAAAGATTCATATTTATATGGACAGTATTGGGAAAGTAAGAAAACCAAATTAGCCTTAAATAATACAATTGATAGAGGCAAGCTACCCATAAATTACATAAAGTGGTATACAGATGAAGATATCGACGCGATTTTCAGTAATTTGAATACGGACCGTGACAAATCAATATTTTCCATGTCGTTGGATGGTCTTCGAATTGATGAAATCCTATCGCTTCGGTTATCCGATTATAGTGACGCCGATGGATTTGTAACATTGTACAAGAGTAAAGGAAGAACGACCGGGGATGTGAATCGAATCTGCCCTCTTTCCGAACTGACTATTGGATTCCTAAACAACTACATTTTCAATGAACGGAATAAAGTAGAAATTGATTTTGTTGATATCGGAATGCTGCCCTCGGAAGCCCTGTTCTTAAACCTCAAGAACAGAGCTGACTCTTTTGGTACTCCGGTGAAATACCATAATATGTTGGAGATAATAAAAAAAGCCGCAAAAAATGCTGGCTTGGACCCCAAACGAATTCGCACCCACTCAGGAAGAAGTACAAAAGCTGGAGAACTCTTCAGGATGCAGGCAAAGAATCCCAAAAGTATTACGGATAATCAGATATTGGAAATTATGGGATGGAAAAACCTATCCAGTGCTGAACCTTATAAAAATAGACAAGATAAGGAAACGGCTCTTGAAAACTGGAAATTATTGAGTAAATTGAAGGAGGAACGACATGAAGAAAATGATTGA
- a CDS encoding site-specific integrase produces the protein MKKMIDYEEVLKALPTVEHNNNHSYLFLLKTIQVADLQALVHTIDSREYLSTYSATCPFSRNACASLFTHALPFLFTNEEMFDYFFDIILAKYSDESTWAPPLKTPLFKEIVGYEFSHYQKRKFYVAYPYNDAYEQFIERKLYPESFVNETLSCITNSTPLVANFNKFKSIYARTSDDSYLIYLDQYIINIIGTDDFIKYLDTIANQFLESLGIVSSTTVSMDRILDYIFGYHWSFAMHMYPYRAKLCKNIPKHIRLHKLVLGVIFPILIGNYYSPHQRKSAYDFLEYTDDQIEYYEELASKVDIQMGRHYDLAVPQDTNGVVLPNGTKFDSLFSLVDEKMNLYYSKREVPSKKSLKKELLVTEYSVAINMDLRYIRKTPAMAAILRNYMDKKIIELKKEYYQDNDKEMSYNNDTWRIFHPYNSTFHSTAIDFSPLPNPIKKEMKIFTKKYFFEKKSHRENATYSALVSDLSFLYETYGIKSANEIAEWHVLTLLNYLETEKNLSPLTLREHNNYLRAFFNVLSDETYKGKPLFNPILNIKLPNVDAHVKKVPVIPDDILVFLDNHINEIRQKDVILMYNLLMETGWRFGDMLALTADCASPDKSNPEIANIWVSSPKTKESRVKHRLGDILEDVISIELYHQIQEFIESSRQIRDAYNINTLFFKLTNGVVSKYNVETFNKSLNKLCKKHGITSIDERFWQLSTRQTRKTVAVSLISAGASLSSVQKKLGHVTHETTEKIYAEVNQKKIGELNHEFYQRKFSVILDDEKLKLFTEEERKILYIDFCLNRRNVELGICTKHPSEGRCSLLGYTSCASCPKLCTGQDFLSRWEELYNDSKNIIDEFVSTYEQARIPKEEYETYIEYRQEKKLCESYLTTINTINFRK, from the coding sequence ATGAAGAAAATGATTGATTATGAAGAAGTATTAAAAGCTCTTCCAACTGTAGAACATAACAACAATCATTCTTATTTGTTTTTGCTCAAAACAATTCAGGTTGCTGATTTACAAGCGTTAGTTCATACAATAGACAGTCGAGAATACCTTTCTACTTATAGCGCTACTTGCCCGTTTAGCCGGAATGCATGTGCGTCATTATTTACTCACGCATTACCTTTTCTTTTCACTAATGAAGAAATGTTTGATTACTTTTTCGACATCATCTTGGCAAAATATAGCGATGAATCTACATGGGCCCCCCCACTCAAAACACCTTTATTCAAAGAAATTGTCGGTTATGAATTCTCTCACTATCAAAAGAGAAAATTCTATGTTGCTTATCCATACAATGATGCCTATGAACAATTTATCGAGAGAAAACTATACCCAGAATCTTTTGTAAACGAAACTTTATCTTGTATCACAAACTCCACTCCTCTGGTTGCGAATTTCAATAAATTCAAGAGTATCTACGCAAGAACCTCAGATGATAGTTACCTTATCTATTTGGACCAATATATTATTAACATTATCGGCACTGATGATTTCATAAAGTACTTAGATACTATTGCTAATCAATTTCTGGAATCATTAGGCATTGTTTCTTCCACGACGGTATCTATGGATAGAATTCTTGATTATATTTTTGGTTATCATTGGTCTTTCGCAATGCACATGTATCCTTACAGAGCTAAACTTTGCAAAAATATCCCCAAACATATCAGATTACACAAATTAGTTCTTGGTGTTATTTTCCCTATACTAATTGGCAATTATTATAGTCCTCATCAACGGAAATCCGCATATGATTTTTTAGAGTATACTGATGACCAAATTGAATACTATGAGGAGCTTGCGAGTAAAGTCGATATACAAATGGGGCGCCACTATGACTTAGCTGTACCACAAGACACCAATGGTGTCGTGTTGCCTAATGGAACAAAGTTTGACTCCCTTTTCAGTTTGGTAGATGAAAAGATGAATTTATATTATTCCAAAAGAGAGGTTCCTTCAAAGAAATCCTTGAAAAAAGAACTATTAGTAACAGAATATTCTGTTGCTATAAACATGGACCTACGATATATCAGAAAAACACCTGCAATGGCTGCTATTCTTCGGAATTATATGGATAAAAAAATCATCGAACTCAAAAAGGAATATTATCAAGACAATGACAAGGAAATGTCTTATAACAATGATACTTGGAGAATTTTCCATCCTTATAACAGTACCTTTCATTCTACCGCAATTGATTTTTCCCCCTTGCCAAATCCGATAAAGAAAGAAATGAAGATTTTCACGAAGAAATATTTCTTTGAGAAGAAGAGCCATCGCGAAAACGCTACCTATTCTGCCTTAGTTTCCGATTTGAGTTTCCTTTACGAGACATATGGAATCAAGTCTGCAAATGAAATTGCAGAATGGCATGTCCTTACATTATTGAATTACCTTGAGACAGAAAAAAATCTTTCCCCTCTCACATTGAGAGAACATAATAATTATTTGCGTGCTTTTTTCAATGTATTGTCTGATGAAACTTATAAAGGAAAACCTTTATTTAATCCGATACTGAACATAAAATTGCCAAACGTTGATGCACATGTGAAAAAAGTGCCTGTAATTCCTGATGACATCCTCGTTTTTCTGGACAATCACATTAATGAAATCAGACAAAAAGACGTCATACTAATGTATAACCTTTTGATGGAAACTGGATGGCGTTTTGGCGATATGCTGGCGCTAACAGCTGACTGTGCGTCACCAGATAAAAGCAATCCCGAAATTGCCAATATTTGGGTTTCCTCTCCTAAAACAAAAGAATCGAGAGTAAAACATCGCCTTGGGGATATCCTTGAAGATGTCATTTCAATTGAACTTTATCATCAAATACAAGAATTTATAGAAAGCTCCAGACAAATCAGAGATGCCTATAATATCAACACCTTATTTTTCAAATTAACAAATGGAGTTGTGAGTAAATATAATGTCGAGACGTTCAATAAATCACTCAACAAATTGTGTAAGAAACACGGTATAACTTCAATTGATGAACGTTTTTGGCAACTTTCAACTCGTCAAACGAGAAAAACCGTAGCTGTATCCTTAATTTCTGCAGGAGCCTCTTTATCCTCAGTGCAGAAAAAATTAGGACACGTTACTCATGAAACAACAGAAAAAATATATGCCGAGGTCAATCAAAAAAAGATTGGTGAATTGAACCATGAATTCTATCAAAGGAAGTTTAGTGTCATCCTGGACGATGAAAAGTTGAAGTTATTTACTGAAGAAGAACGGAAAATTCTTTACATTGATTTCTGCCTGAATCGCAGAAATGTTGAATTGGGTATATGTACAAAGCATCCTTCCGAAGGAAGATGTTCATTATTAGGGTATACAAGTTGTGCTTCATGTCCTAAACTTTGTACAGGACAAGATTTTCTATCCAGATGGGAAGAGCTCTATAATGACTCAAAGAACATAATAGATGAATTCGTATCCACCTATGAACAAGCGCGAATTCCTAAAGAGGAATACGAAACATACATTGAATATAGGCAGGAAAAGAAACTATGTGAATCCTATTTAACAACTATCAACACCATCAATTTCAGAAAGTGA
- a CDS encoding tyrosine-type recombinase/integrase, protein MEDAINLDWTAMKVRPMDVSVDSQMPLDEAKKILALYSNSSSFEDGKWLIDKVNTDKNEAKNKMNIYFGDLVSSVLIDEVKLWAIKLLASRFASRSISQKMSYLRELTKHCTGSNIYSFSDITEIEIAQFYSSLFNKSDIGVKRRLENWHNVEKFFKEMHFVEQYNMMMKFTVPKYPDHKKIDGKYIPDKIANQLDIFFKRFDIPLAYRTIYWLTRLIPNRISEVCSMTTKCLKQISESTYILSIPTFKQAGPYAKGTIKLIEIQYAGIGKYLIDLIIAQREFALQHPDEHDFLFVSNQYKYSKGQYSVQSKIVNPINSGRFAGFMQNLCKKQKFFNNDEHAVSVTTHQFRHNAISDRMNSGIFRAIDILPLTGHHNTKMVEETYTHTSKSDLKKDEPIVFRGKVVNTSNAKVLNQLLSRPYAHRIYKLGICSDDRNCSKDKSKCLSCEYLLPNVDDLDYHQHELEVWKKKKATAENIGNVSYSELCEDWIIGYETIINRILRALSDETISLPIIP, encoded by the coding sequence TTGGAAGATGCTATAAATTTAGACTGGACAGCGATGAAAGTCCGTCCGATGGACGTCAGCGTTGATTCACAAATGCCCTTAGATGAGGCCAAGAAAATCCTTGCATTATACAGCAATTCCAGTTCATTCGAAGACGGTAAATGGTTAATTGATAAGGTAAACACTGACAAGAATGAAGCAAAGAATAAAATGAATATATATTTTGGAGATTTAGTTTCATCTGTTCTGATTGATGAAGTAAAACTGTGGGCAATAAAACTTTTAGCAAGTCGGTTCGCTTCTCGGTCAATATCTCAGAAAATGAGTTATTTGAGGGAACTGACAAAACATTGCACTGGTTCCAACATCTACTCATTTTCTGATATCACTGAAATTGAAATTGCCCAATTCTATTCATCTTTATTCAATAAATCTGACATCGGTGTCAAAAGACGTTTAGAAAATTGGCATAATGTTGAAAAGTTCTTCAAAGAAATGCATTTCGTTGAACAATACAACATGATGATGAAATTTACTGTTCCAAAGTATCCAGACCACAAAAAAATTGATGGAAAATATATCCCCGACAAGATTGCCAATCAGTTAGATATCTTTTTCAAAAGATTCGATATTCCTTTGGCATACAGAACAATTTACTGGCTTACCCGCCTCATTCCGAATAGAATCTCGGAAGTGTGCAGCATGACTACAAAATGCCTCAAACAGATATCAGAAAGCACGTATATATTATCCATACCAACTTTCAAACAAGCTGGACCTTATGCAAAAGGTACTATAAAACTCATAGAAATCCAGTATGCCGGTATTGGGAAGTACCTAATAGACTTGATTATTGCCCAACGCGAATTTGCGTTACAACATCCCGACGAACACGACTTCTTGTTCGTTTCAAATCAATATAAATATTCGAAGGGCCAATACTCCGTGCAATCAAAAATAGTAAATCCCATTAATTCTGGACGATTTGCTGGGTTTATGCAAAATCTATGTAAAAAGCAGAAATTTTTTAACAATGATGAACATGCGGTCAGTGTAACTACTCACCAATTCCGCCATAACGCAATCAGCGATAGAATGAACTCTGGTATTTTTCGAGCAATAGACATTCTTCCCTTAACCGGTCATCATAACACCAAAATGGTTGAAGAAACATATACACATACTTCAAAGTCAGATTTGAAGAAAGATGAGCCTATTGTTTTTAGGGGGAAAGTTGTGAACACATCCAACGCTAAAGTGTTGAACCAATTACTATCCCGCCCTTACGCCCATAGAATCTATAAGTTAGGGATATGCTCCGATGATAGGAATTGTTCCAAAGACAAATCAAAATGTTTGTCTTGTGAATATTTACTCCCTAACGTTGACGATTTGGACTATCACCAGCATGAATTAGAAGTATGGAAAAAGAAAAAGGCGACCGCCGAAAACATTGGGAATGTAAGTTATTCAGAGCTTTGCGAAGATTGGATTATAGGCTATGAAACGATAATAAATCGCATTCTTAGAGCTTTATCTGACGAAACCATATCTTTACCCATAATTCCATAG
- the istB gene encoding IS21-like element helper ATPase IstB, whose product MSNHVQLLNNFEKLGLLRMREYFPNYQEVVNREAIPFTEALLELTNRELAFRSDRKVERAVENARFPVIRALKDFDFYFQPSINRHEILDLQHMGFLEKAENIIFIGNSGVGKTHLATALGVEACHQGIKSIFINCHELIQKLQAAYEKGTLERVLKRYANYELLIIDEIGYLPIAKQEASLLFQLIRLRHEVHSTILTTNIPFSKWGDVFQDSAVTAAILDRLIHHSRVFQITGNSYRMKDYKLEREQRSKKKTPDDPP is encoded by the coding sequence ATGAGTAACCATGTCCAACTCCTCAATAATTTTGAAAAACTCGGTCTGCTTCGGATGCGCGAATACTTCCCCAACTACCAGGAAGTCGTAAACCGCGAAGCGATTCCCTTCACGGAAGCCCTACTGGAATTAACCAATCGAGAGCTGGCGTTTCGGTCCGATCGGAAAGTGGAGCGTGCTGTAGAAAACGCGCGGTTTCCGGTCATTCGTGCACTCAAAGACTTCGATTTCTACTTTCAGCCAAGCATCAACCGGCATGAAATTCTGGATCTGCAGCACATGGGCTTTCTTGAAAAAGCCGAAAATATTATATTCATTGGTAATTCAGGTGTCGGGAAAACGCATTTGGCGACTGCCCTCGGCGTGGAAGCCTGCCATCAGGGCATCAAATCCATCTTCATCAACTGTCATGAGCTGATTCAAAAACTCCAGGCAGCTTATGAAAAAGGAACACTCGAAAGGGTTCTGAAACGGTATGCGAACTACGAGCTTCTTATCATTGACGAAATCGGATATCTGCCTATTGCCAAACAAGAGGCCAGTCTCCTCTTCCAACTGATCCGGTTGAGGCACGAGGTGCATTCCACCATCCTGACGACTAACATTCCCTTTTCCAAATGGGGAGACGTTTTTCAGGACAGCGCCGTGACAGCAGCCATTCTTGACCGCCTGATCCACCATTCCAGAGTATTCCAGATCACCGGAAACTCATATCGCATGAAAGACTACAAGCTGGAACGCGAGCAGCGTTCCAAGAAAAAAACACCGGACGATCCTCCGTGA